The following coding sequences lie in one Benincasa hispida cultivar B227 chromosome 6, ASM972705v1, whole genome shotgun sequence genomic window:
- the LOC120079786 gene encoding temperature-induced lipocalin-1-like — protein sequence MVQKEMDVMKDVDLKRYMGRWYEIASFPSRFQPKNGANTRATYTLRDERTVNVLNETWVDGKRGFIEGTAVKANPDSDEAKLKVKFYVPPFMPVIPVVGDYWVLYLDHDYHHALIGQPSRNYLWILCRQNHLDEEIYNQLVEKAKEQGYDVSKLRRTTHTDPPPEGDEGPKDTKGIWWIKSIFGK from the exons ATGGTGCAAAAAGAGATGGACGTCATGAAGGACGTCGACCTTAAGAGGTATATGGGCCGGTGGTACGAAATAGCTTCATTTCCATCTAGGTTTCAGCCCAAAAATGGAGCTAATACCAGAGCGACCTACACCCTGAGAGACGAACGGACGGTGAATGTCCTAAATGAGACCTGGGTTGATGGTAAGAGGGGTTTTATTGAAGGTACTGCTGTTAAAGCTAATCCTGATAGTGATGAAGCCAAGCTCAAAGTTAAATTCTATGTTCCTCCATTCATGCCTGTCATTCCTGTTGTTGGAGATTACTGGGTTTTGTATCTTGATCATGATTATCACCATGCTTTGATTGGCCAGCCTAGCAGAAACTATCTATGG ATATTGTGCAGGCAGAATCATTTGGATGAGGAGATATATAATCAATTGGTGGAGAAAGCTAAGGAACAGGGTTATGATGTGAGCAAGCTTCGTAGGACAACACACACTGATCCTCCACCAGAAGGAGATGAAGGTCCCAAAGATACTAAAGGAATATGGTGGATCAAATCAATCTTTGGAAAATGA
- the LOC120079785 gene encoding protein ALP1-like: protein MATRGIGGDKRTTRSSSINAVAAATVATTRSKAKKLDRESHLYHQLVTLIQTTISSAHSFLSLNDLHLLPSQTLALESLLGSTSSSLYALSPRLPKLTLPPPPPPPPPPPRQCWFQRFLSATSDVDCDPRWNLSFRMSKSSFSLLLRLLSPIQSSSSSSVPPDCALAAALFRLAHGASYKAVGRRFGIDSADACRSFYAVCKAINEKLGHLLELRSDIDRIVVGFGWISLPNCCGVLGLRRFGVESELLGKNGSLLVQALVDAEGRFLDVSAGWPSSMKPETILRQSKLYEEIEKSNELLKGPVYNLDDDKPIPQYLIGDSCFPLLPWLLTPYMKLNEEDSSGFPERAFNSTHNRAMALVNTAFGRLRARWKLLSKPWKEGCRDFFPFIVLTGCLLHNFLIKCSEKLDEEQDQEEEAICSSEDQKFPLYDGKIGDDRGKDIRDALALHLSSLSYRR from the coding sequence ATGGCCACCAGAGGAATCGGCGGTGATAAGAGGACCACCAGAAGCTCCTCCATAAACGCCGTTGCCGCAGCCACAGTCGCCACTACCAGAAGCAAGGCCAAGAAACTCGATCGGGAGAGTCATCTCTACCACCAACTGGTAACCCTCATCCAAACCACCATTTCTTCCGCTCactcctttctctctctcaacGATCTCCACCTTCTTCCCTCACAAACCCTCGCCCTTGAATCCCTCCTCGGTTCAACTTCATCCTCTCTTTACGCTCTCTCTCCTCGTCTCCCAAAACTTACCCTAcctccgccgccgccgccgccgccgcctccACCGCGGCAATGCTGGTTTCAACGCTTCCTCTCTGCGACATCGGACGTCGATTGCGATCCCAGATGGAATCTCTCTTTCCGTATGTCGAAATCATCCTTCTCCCTCCTCCTCCGTCTCCTTTCTCCGATTCAGAGCTCCTCATCCTCTTCAGTTCCTCCCGATTGTGCTTTAGCCGCTGCGCTTTTCCGATTGGCGCATGGTGCGAGCTACAAGGCGGTTGGTAGGCGGTTTGGAATTGATTCCGCTGATGCTTGCCGCTCGTTTTATGCTGTTTGTAAAGCTATCAATGAGAAATTGGGGCATTTGCTTGAGCTACGGTCTGACATTGATCGGATTGTTGTGGGATTTGGGTGGATTTCGCTTCCGAATTGTTGTGGGGTTTTAGGTCTTAGAAGATTTGGTGTTGAGAGTGAACTGCTAGGCAAAAATGGATCGCTTCTGGTTCAGGCATTAGTTGATGCTGAAGGGAGGTTTCTGGATGTCTCTGCTGGTTGGCCGAGCTCCATGAAACCTGAAACAATCTTGCGGCAGAGCAAGCTATATGAAGAAATTGAGAAATCCAATGAATTACTCAAAGGCCCTGTTTATAATCTCGATGATGATAAACCCATTCCCCAATATTTGATTGGTGATTCTTGCTTCCCCCTCTTGCCATGGCTTTTGACACCATACATGAAACTGAACGAGGAAGATAGCTCTGGCTTTCCTGAGAGAGCATTCAATTCCACACATAACCGTGCAATGGCGTTGGTTAACACAGCATTTGGCAGACTCCGAGCTCGGTGGAAGCTTCTGTCAAAACCATGGAAGGAAGGATGTAGAGATTTTTTCCCCTTTATTGTATTGACTGGGTGTCTGCTGCACAATTTCCTCATTAAATGCAGCGAGAAACTAGATGAAGAGcaagatcaagaagaagaagcaatttGTTCAAGTGAGGACCAGAAGTTCCCTCTTTATGATGGTAAGATAGGAGATGATAGAGGAAAGGATATCAGAGATGCGCTTGCCTTGCACTTGAGTAGCCTGAGCTACAGAAGATGA